From one Comamonas piscis genomic stretch:
- a CDS encoding tyrosine-type recombinase/integrase, translated as MLTDTILKNIKPTGKVFKMADRDGLYVRVSPKGARTFAYNYRVNGRQETINFGQYGLGGLTLAEARQKLDEAKRLRNAGVSPARAAIAAVEGERTFASWAEEWMDKHRMADSTRAMKRSVYERDLKPHFHNKLMREIDHHALRRRTDEIVARGAPAVAIQARDIVMMVFRHAVERGLDVEANPADRVKPSSIATFVPRDRMLQPPDIKTLYTYMERVGTGMQFRVAVKLLLLTMVRKSELALATWDEVDFDARTWTIPKERMKMNRPHVVYLSRQSLDLMIALKTFGGSSSYVLPNRYESDKPMSAATLNRVISGAVEKARADGVEMPDCGPHDMRRTASTLLNEAGYATDWIEKCLAHEQKGVRAVYNKAEYREQRTAMMQDWADMIDGWTK; from the coding sequence ATGCTCACAGATACCATACTCAAAAACATCAAGCCCACAGGCAAGGTGTTCAAAATGGCGGACCGTGACGGGCTGTATGTCCGGGTGTCGCCAAAGGGTGCTCGCACGTTCGCGTACAACTACCGGGTGAACGGCCGGCAGGAAACAATAAATTTCGGCCAGTACGGCCTTGGCGGGCTCACCCTCGCCGAGGCGCGGCAGAAGTTGGATGAGGCCAAGCGCTTGCGCAACGCCGGGGTATCGCCGGCGCGGGCGGCAATTGCGGCCGTCGAAGGCGAGCGCACATTCGCCAGCTGGGCGGAGGAATGGATGGATAAGCATCGGATGGCCGATTCCACCAGAGCGATGAAGCGATCAGTCTACGAGCGCGACCTCAAGCCTCACTTCCACAATAAGTTGATGCGCGAGATTGACCACCACGCGCTGCGCAGAAGAACAGACGAGATCGTTGCGCGCGGCGCGCCGGCCGTGGCCATCCAGGCCCGAGACATCGTGATGATGGTCTTTCGTCACGCGGTTGAGCGAGGGCTTGACGTTGAGGCCAACCCAGCGGACCGAGTGAAGCCGAGCAGCATTGCCACGTTCGTACCACGCGACCGCATGCTTCAGCCCCCCGACATCAAGACTCTTTACACCTACATGGAGCGGGTTGGGACAGGCATGCAATTCCGTGTGGCGGTCAAGCTGCTGCTGCTGACAATGGTGCGCAAGAGCGAGCTGGCCCTTGCAACCTGGGATGAGGTTGATTTTGATGCCCGGACATGGACCATCCCCAAAGAGCGCATGAAGATGAACCGTCCGCATGTGGTCTATCTGTCGCGCCAGTCTCTTGACCTCATGATCGCGCTGAAGACCTTCGGGGGCAGCTCTTCCTATGTCCTCCCCAACCGGTACGAGTCTGACAAGCCCATGAGCGCTGCTACGCTGAACCGCGTCATCTCGGGCGCAGTGGAAAAGGCTCGGGCAGATGGAGTTGAGATGCCAGACTGCGGCCCGCACGACATGCGGCGCACCGCGTCCACCTTGTTGAACGAGGCAGGGTACGCCACCGATTGGATCGAGAAGTGTTTGGCGCACGAGCAGAAGGGGGTGCGTGCGGTCTACAACAAGGCCGAATACCGTGAGCAGCGCACCGCCATGATGCAGGACTGGGCCGATATGATCGACGGGTGGACGAAATGA
- the guaA gene encoding glutamine-hydrolyzing GMP synthase — MQHDKILILDFGSQVTQLIARRVREAHVYCEVHPCDVSSDWVREFAADGKLKGVILSGSHASVYEVDDRAPDAVFELGIPVLGICYGMQTMATQLGGKVEGSNSREFGYAEVRAHGHTELLKGIEDFVTPEGHGMLKVWMSHGDKVTELPPGFKVMASTPSCPIAGMADEARRYYAVQFHPEVTHTVQGQALLNRFVLDICATQADWIMGDYIEEAVAKIREQVGDEEVILGLSGGVDSSVAAALIHRAIGDQLTCVFVDHGLLRLNEGDMVMEMFEGKLHAKVIRVDAADLFLGKLAGVNEPEAKRKIIGGLFVDVFKAEASKLKAANAGSKGATFLAQGTIYPDVIESGGAKSKKAVVIKSHHNVGGLPEQLGLKLLEPLRDLFKDEVRELGVALGLPRGMVYRHPFPGPGLGVRILGEVKKEYADLLRRADAIFIEELNNWVDDATGKTWYDLTSQAFTVFLPVKSVGVMGDGRTYDYVVALRAVQTSDFMTADWAELPYGLLKRVSNRIINEVRGINRVTYDVSSKPPATIEWE, encoded by the coding sequence ATGCAACACGACAAGATCCTCATCCTTGACTTTGGCTCCCAAGTCACCCAACTGATCGCCCGCCGCGTGCGCGAAGCCCATGTCTACTGCGAAGTGCATCCCTGCGATGTGAGCAGCGACTGGGTGCGCGAGTTTGCCGCTGACGGCAAGCTCAAGGGCGTGATCCTGTCCGGCAGCCATGCCAGCGTCTACGAAGTGGATGACCGCGCACCGGATGCCGTGTTTGAGCTGGGCATTCCCGTGCTGGGCATCTGCTACGGCATGCAGACCATGGCCACCCAGCTGGGCGGCAAGGTCGAAGGCTCCAACAGCCGCGAGTTTGGCTATGCCGAAGTGCGCGCCCATGGCCACACCGAACTGCTCAAGGGCATCGAAGACTTCGTCACCCCCGAAGGCCACGGCATGCTCAAGGTCTGGATGAGCCACGGCGACAAGGTCACCGAGCTGCCACCGGGCTTCAAGGTCATGGCATCGACGCCATCCTGCCCCATCGCCGGCATGGCTGATGAAGCCCGCCGCTACTATGCTGTGCAGTTCCACCCCGAGGTGACGCACACCGTGCAAGGCCAGGCCTTGCTCAACCGCTTTGTGCTCGATATCTGCGCCACCCAGGCCGACTGGATCATGGGCGACTACATCGAAGAAGCCGTTGCCAAGATCCGCGAGCAAGTCGGTGACGAAGAGGTGATTCTGGGCCTGTCCGGCGGCGTGGATTCGTCCGTTGCTGCCGCGCTGATCCACCGCGCCATTGGCGACCAGCTGACCTGCGTGTTTGTGGATCATGGTCTGCTGCGCCTCAACGAAGGCGACATGGTCATGGAGATGTTTGAAGGCAAGCTCCACGCCAAGGTCATCCGCGTGGATGCTGCCGACCTGTTCCTGGGCAAACTCGCTGGCGTGAACGAGCCAGAAGCTAAGCGCAAGATCATCGGCGGCTTGTTTGTCGACGTCTTTAAGGCGGAAGCGTCCAAGCTCAAGGCAGCAAACGCTGGCTCCAAGGGTGCCACCTTCCTCGCCCAAGGCACGATTTATCCCGACGTGATCGAGTCCGGCGGTGCGAAGTCGAAGAAGGCCGTGGTCATCAAGAGCCACCACAACGTCGGCGGCCTGCCAGAGCAGCTGGGCCTCAAGCTGCTCGAACCGCTGCGTGACCTGTTCAAGGACGAAGTGCGCGAGCTGGGCGTCGCCCTGGGCCTCCCCCGTGGCATGGTCTACCGCCACCCCTTCCCCGGCCCAGGCCTGGGTGTGCGCATCTTGGGTGAAGTGAAAAAGGAATACGCCGACCTGCTGCGCCGCGCCGACGCGATCTTCATCGAAGAGCTGAACAACTGGGTGGACGACGCCACCGGCAAGACCTGGTACGACCTGACCAGCCAGGCCTTCACCGTCTTCCTGCCCGTCAAGAGCGTGGGCGTCATGGGCGACGGCCGCACCTACGACTACGTTGTTGCGCTGCGTGCGGTGCAGACCAGCGACTTCATGACGGCTGACTGGGCGGAGCTGCCTTATGGCTTGCTCAAGCGCGTGTCGAACCGGATCATCAATGAAGTGCGCGGTATTAATCGCGTTACTTATGATGTGTCAAGCAAGCCGCCTGCGACGATTGAGTGGGAATAA
- a CDS encoding type II toxin-antitoxin system VapC family toxin — protein sequence MTAAFSAFVLDASVTAAWLLPEAASSHTQRLYARIRRHEVDPQAPNLWFWECSNLVATGANSGRIPLGSVEGLWGVLDAIRHRVELHDLAPAQHKAVLDVALTTGLPVYDAAYLWLAQSLRLPLASFDAAQVAAARQCGIAVLAAEDF from the coding sequence ATGACTGCCGCCTTCAGCGCCTTTGTGCTCGATGCCTCGGTCACCGCTGCCTGGTTGCTGCCGGAAGCGGCGAGCAGCCATACCCAGCGCCTCTATGCCCGCATTCGCCGCCATGAGGTCGATCCACAAGCGCCCAACCTGTGGTTTTGGGAATGCAGCAACCTGGTCGCCACCGGTGCCAACAGCGGCCGTATCCCGCTGGGCAGTGTCGAAGGCCTCTGGGGTGTGCTGGATGCCATCCGCCACCGGGTGGAGCTGCATGACTTGGCGCCCGCCCAGCACAAAGCCGTGCTGGACGTGGCGCTGACCACCGGCCTGCCTGTGTACGATGCCGCCTATCTGTGGCTGGCGCAGTCACTGCGCTTGCCCCTGGCCAGTTTTGATGCTGCGCAAGTGGCAGCGGCCCGCCAATGCGGAATCGCCGTGCTGGCGGCCGAAGATTTTTGA
- a CDS encoding type II toxin-antitoxin system Phd/YefM family antitoxin, whose product MHSVGIYEAKTRFSALVELVEQGEEVRITRHGKEVVRMLPMRRKPVITDEQIARELAQMAALQASIAPAPLTDSVATLRRSGRSAA is encoded by the coding sequence ATGCACAGCGTCGGTATCTACGAAGCCAAAACCCGTTTTTCTGCCCTGGTCGAGCTGGTCGAGCAGGGCGAGGAAGTGCGCATCACGCGCCACGGCAAAGAGGTGGTGCGCATGCTGCCGATGCGGCGTAAACCGGTGATCACCGACGAACAGATCGCCCGCGAGCTGGCGCAAATGGCGGCCTTGCAGGCCAGCATTGCTCCTGCGCCGCTAACAGATTCGGTCGCAACCCTGCGCCGCAGCGGCAGGAGCGCCGCATGA
- a CDS encoding DIP1984 family protein: MKLAEALLLRADHKKKLLSLRERIARNAMVQEGEQPKERVDDLLAEANSTLLAQQQLVRAINTANETARIADGRLLADILAQRDTLVAQHSLLVATIAATDKDVDRYSQREIKWLPQINVASLQKQADDLSRRIRETNVVLQSANWQIDVAA, translated from the coding sequence ATGAAGCTTGCCGAAGCCTTATTGCTCCGCGCCGACCACAAGAAAAAGCTGCTTTCGCTGCGCGAGCGCATTGCCCGCAATGCCATGGTGCAAGAGGGCGAGCAGCCCAAGGAGCGGGTCGACGACCTGCTGGCCGAGGCCAACTCGACCTTGCTAGCGCAGCAGCAATTGGTGCGCGCCATCAACACCGCCAATGAGACGGCCCGGATTGCCGATGGCCGTTTGCTGGCCGATATCCTCGCCCAGCGCGATACCCTGGTCGCCCAGCATTCGCTGCTGGTCGCCACCATCGCCGCCACCGACAAGGATGTTGACCGCTACAGCCAGCGCGAGATCAAATGGCTGCCGCAGATCAACGTGGCCAGCCTGCAAAAGCAGGCCGATGACCTGTCGCGCCGTATCCGCGAGACCAATGTGGTGCTGCAATCGGCCAACTGGCAGATCGATGTGGCGGCATAG
- the guaB gene encoding IMP dehydrogenase produces the protein MRLIGKALTFDDVLLVPAYSQVLPKDVSLATQFSRNIRLNLPLVSAAMDTVTEARLAIAIAQEGGIGVIHKNMSAEQQAAEVSKVKRHESGVVHDPVVITPEHTVLQIMQLSDERGISGFPVCDGGKVVGIVTSRDLRFETRYDVKARDIMTPRDKLVTVNEKDDTTPAAAKALLNKHKLERILVVNDAFELKGLITVKDITKQTTFPNAARDRAGRLRVAAAVGVGAGTEERVELLVKAGVDALVVDTAHGHSRGVIERVRWVKQNYPQVDVIGGNIATGAAALALVEAGADAVKVGIGPGSICTTRIVAGVGVPQIMAVDSVAQALQGTGVPLIADGGIRFSGDISKALAAGASTIMMGGMFAGTEEAPGEVILYQGRSYKSYRGMGSIGAMQQGSADRYFQESSTGNPNADKLVPEGIEGRVPYKGSMVAIVYQMAGGVRASMGYCGCASIAEMNEKAEFVEITAAGIRESHVHDVQITKEAPNYRAE, from the coding sequence ATGCGCCTGATCGGAAAAGCGCTCACCTTCGACGATGTGTTGTTGGTACCCGCATACTCCCAAGTCCTGCCCAAGGACGTCTCTCTCGCCACCCAATTCTCTCGCAATATCCGCCTGAACCTGCCCCTGGTGTCTGCCGCCATGGACACGGTGACGGAAGCCAGACTGGCCATTGCCATCGCCCAAGAGGGCGGTATTGGTGTGATCCACAAGAACATGTCCGCCGAGCAGCAAGCTGCCGAGGTCTCCAAGGTCAAGCGCCATGAATCGGGCGTCGTGCATGACCCGGTGGTCATCACGCCTGAGCACACCGTGCTGCAGATCATGCAGCTGTCCGACGAGCGGGGCATCTCCGGCTTCCCCGTCTGCGACGGCGGCAAGGTGGTCGGTATCGTGACCAGCCGCGATCTGCGCTTCGAGACCCGCTACGACGTCAAGGCGCGCGACATCATGACGCCGCGCGACAAGCTGGTGACCGTCAACGAAAAAGACGACACCACGCCCGCCGCTGCCAAGGCTTTGCTCAACAAGCACAAGCTCGAACGTATTTTGGTGGTGAACGATGCCTTTGAACTCAAGGGCCTGATCACCGTCAAGGACATCACCAAGCAAACCACCTTCCCCAATGCCGCACGCGACCGCGCTGGCCGTCTGCGCGTGGCTGCGGCCGTGGGTGTAGGCGCTGGGACGGAAGAGCGGGTTGAGCTGCTGGTTAAGGCCGGTGTCGATGCCCTCGTGGTGGACACTGCCCACGGCCACAGCCGGGGCGTGATCGAGCGCGTGCGCTGGGTCAAGCAAAACTACCCGCAAGTCGATGTGATCGGCGGCAATATTGCCACCGGCGCAGCCGCACTGGCGCTGGTTGAGGCAGGCGCTGATGCAGTCAAGGTCGGTATCGGCCCTGGCTCCATCTGCACCACGCGTATCGTGGCTGGTGTGGGCGTGCCCCAGATCATGGCTGTGGACAGCGTCGCCCAGGCCCTGCAAGGCACGGGCGTGCCGCTGATTGCCGATGGCGGTATCCGCTTCTCCGGCGATATCTCCAAGGCACTGGCCGCTGGCGCATCCACCATCATGATGGGCGGCATGTTTGCGGGTACCGAAGAAGCCCCTGGCGAAGTGATCCTCTACCAAGGCCGCTCGTACAAGAGCTACCGTGGCATGGGTTCGATCGGCGCGATGCAGCAAGGCTCGGCCGACCGCTACTTCCAGGAATCGAGCACCGGTAACCCGAATGCTGACAAGCTGGTGCCTGAAGGCATTGAAGGCCGCGTGCCTTACAAGGGCTCGATGGTTGCCATCGTCTACCAAATGGCAGGCGGCGTGCGTGCATCGATGGGCTACTGCGGTTGCGCATCGATTGCCGAGATGAACGAGAAGGCCGAGTTTGTGGAAATCACCGCAGCCGGTATCCGTGAATCGCACGTGCATGATGTGCAGATCACCAAGGAAGCGCCGAACTACCGCGCTGAGTAA
- a CDS encoding DUF4124 domain-containing protein, whose translation MKLIKLLLLSVALGIGAPAMAQWQWIDKDGRKVFSDRPPGLDVPEKNIVKRPKGYGSLKGVQSSGTGPALRDAAPAPQDGDVGDGATPPGQAAAAAPASGAPAAKAPTGKDKELEAKKAADAKAKADAEAAEKSKQAAAKADNCKRAQQAKSMYDTGKAVRAPNEKGEMVFQNAEQRAAEIKRTDELIFNNC comes from the coding sequence ATGAAACTCATCAAGCTGCTCCTCCTCTCGGTGGCCCTTGGCATCGGCGCGCCCGCGATGGCCCAATGGCAGTGGATCGACAAAGATGGCCGCAAGGTCTTCAGCGATCGCCCACCGGGGCTGGACGTGCCAGAGAAGAACATCGTCAAGCGGCCCAAGGGCTATGGCTCGCTCAAAGGCGTCCAGTCCTCCGGCACCGGCCCAGCGCTGCGCGACGCAGCGCCTGCCCCGCAGGATGGCGATGTCGGCGACGGCGCAACGCCACCTGGCCAAGCTGCTGCGGCAGCCCCTGCCAGCGGTGCACCCGCTGCCAAGGCCCCCACCGGCAAGGACAAAGAGCTGGAAGCCAAGAAGGCGGCAGACGCCAAAGCCAAGGCCGATGCGGAAGCCGCTGAAAAATCCAAGCAGGCAGCAGCCAAGGCCGACAACTGCAAACGCGCCCAGCAAGCCAAATCGATGTACGACACCGGCAAGGCCGTGCGTGCACCGAATGAAAAGGGGGAGATGGTGTTCCAGAATGCCGAGCAGCGCGCTGCTGAGATCAAGCGCACCGATGAGCTCATCTTCAACAACTGCTGA
- a CDS encoding RnfH family protein yields the protein MADAAPDTVLNAALMQIEVVWAQNGQPQTVQLQLPTGASLTQALAAASAQTGQVFDEAQDAGVWGRLQARSQLLADGDRVELYEALKVDPKKARRERFAKQGARGTGLFAQRRPQSKAGYGA from the coding sequence ATGGCTGATGCCGCGCCTGACACCGTGCTGAATGCAGCGCTGATGCAGATCGAGGTGGTCTGGGCCCAGAATGGCCAGCCGCAGACGGTGCAGTTGCAACTGCCCACTGGCGCCAGCCTGACGCAGGCCCTGGCCGCTGCCAGTGCGCAAACCGGCCAGGTGTTCGACGAGGCGCAGGATGCTGGCGTTTGGGGCCGGCTGCAAGCGCGCAGCCAGCTGCTGGCCGATGGCGACCGGGTTGAGCTGTACGAAGCCCTCAAGGTAGACCCCAAGAAAGCGCGGCGTGAGCGCTTTGCCAAGCAGGGCGCGCGCGGCACCGGGCTGTTTGCTCAGCGCAGGCCGCAGTCCAAAGCCGGTTACGGCGCCTGA
- a CDS encoding type II toxin-antitoxin system RatA family toxin, whose translation MKTVNKSVLIWYSPQEMFDLVADVPRYSDFLPWCDHALVLEQHADGVTAEVGIALAGIKKSFVTRNTYDPGKRLQMQLVKGPFSQLQGDWRFEPVGDGSQRACKVSLSLSYGFDSMALAAVVGPIFDKIAATMMDAFIQRAEKIYG comes from the coding sequence ATGAAAACTGTCAACAAGTCCGTTCTGATCTGGTACAGCCCCCAGGAGATGTTTGATCTCGTGGCCGATGTGCCGCGCTACTCCGATTTTTTGCCCTGGTGCGACCATGCGCTGGTGCTGGAGCAGCATGCCGATGGCGTGACTGCCGAGGTCGGCATTGCGCTGGCGGGTATCAAAAAGTCCTTCGTGACCCGCAACACCTATGACCCCGGCAAGCGGCTGCAGATGCAGCTGGTGAAAGGGCCGTTCTCGCAACTGCAGGGCGATTGGCGCTTTGAGCCCGTGGGCGATGGCAGCCAGCGCGCCTGCAAGGTGTCGTTGAGCCTGAGCTATGGCTTTGACAGCATGGCGCTGGCAGCGGTGGTCGGCCCCATTTTTGACAAGATCGCCGCCACGATGATGGATGCCTTTATCCAGCGGGCCGAGAAAATCTATGGCTGA
- the smpB gene encoding SsrA-binding protein SmpB — MSKTNNTNSRIADNKKAAFNYFFEERFEAGMVLHGWEVKALREGKVQLTDGYVLVKNGELYLMGCQINPLKTASTHVSPDAARIKKLLMKKDEIKRLIGKVEQKGYTLVPINLHWKNGLAKCDIALAKGKAEHDKRDVIKDREGKREVERAMKVHSR, encoded by the coding sequence ATGTCGAAGACCAACAACACCAACAGCCGCATTGCCGATAACAAGAAGGCCGCATTCAACTATTTCTTTGAAGAACGCTTTGAGGCCGGCATGGTGCTGCACGGCTGGGAAGTCAAAGCGCTGCGCGAAGGCAAGGTTCAACTGACCGACGGCTATGTGCTGGTCAAGAATGGCGAGCTCTACCTGATGGGCTGCCAGATCAACCCGCTCAAGACCGCCTCTACCCATGTCAGCCCCGATGCCGCCCGCATCAAAAAGCTCTTGATGAAGAAGGACGAGATCAAGCGCCTGATCGGCAAAGTCGAGCAAAAGGGCTACACCCTGGTCCCCATCAACCTGCATTGGAAAAATGGCCTGGCCAAATGCGATATTGCGCTGGCCAAGGGCAAGGCAGAGCATGACAAGCGCGACGTGATCAAGGACCGCGAAGGCAAGCGCGAAGTAGAGCGCGCGATGAAGGTACACAGCCGCTGA
- a CDS encoding Pr6Pr family membrane protein has protein sequence MHKLLRLARLCLALLVLAAIGQQLALHAANNFSFANFFSYFTVLSNLFASLVLLLSACTPAQQERPWLSLLRYLSAVQMAIVGLVFALLLRHLDVGLMQAWINTVLHYLMPIAVVLDWLLAPAPAPLARKALGKALVLPALYLAYSLLRGQQTGWYPYPFLNPANVGGAAGVALYAAGIALGFVLVGGLLLWAAKGRRPAAPA, from the coding sequence ATGCACAAACTGCTGCGGCTCGCACGCCTCTGCCTGGCCCTCCTCGTGCTGGCAGCCATCGGCCAACAGCTGGCTCTGCATGCGGCTAACAACTTCAGTTTTGCCAATTTCTTCAGCTACTTCACGGTGCTGTCCAATCTGTTTGCATCGCTGGTGCTGCTGCTCAGCGCCTGCACCCCTGCCCAGCAAGAGCGCCCCTGGCTAAGCCTGCTGCGCTACCTGTCTGCCGTGCAGATGGCCATTGTCGGCCTGGTGTTTGCCTTGCTGCTGCGCCACCTGGATGTAGGCCTCATGCAGGCCTGGATCAACACGGTGCTGCACTACCTGATGCCCATCGCCGTGGTGCTCGATTGGCTGCTGGCGCCAGCGCCTGCACCACTGGCACGCAAGGCCCTGGGCAAGGCGCTGGTGCTACCGGCGCTGTACCTGGCCTATAGCCTGCTGCGCGGCCAGCAAACCGGCTGGTACCCCTACCCTTTCTTGAACCCCGCCAACGTCGGCGGTGCGGCCGGCGTCGCCCTGTACGCCGCAGGGATCGCTCTGGGCTTTGTGCTGGTGGGCGGTCTGCTGCTGTGGGCGGCCAAAGGGCGCAGACCGGCAGCTCCGGCTTAG
- a CDS encoding ATP-binding protein, translated as MFSKLAVLAIPLSAVLLTACGSMHHKDQKNADTSTPVRSADGVLVGPDGRTLYTFTKDSAGSGASTCYQQCATNWPPLPVASGAKPIGDFSIIQRTDNTQQWAYKGWPLYYFAKDSQAGEKRGDGMGGGVWKLATP; from the coding sequence ATGTTCTCCAAGCTCGCTGTACTGGCCATTCCACTGTCTGCCGTTCTTTTGACCGCCTGTGGCTCCATGCACCACAAGGACCAGAAGAACGCCGACACCAGCACACCGGTACGATCCGCCGATGGCGTGCTGGTCGGCCCCGATGGCCGCACGCTCTATACCTTCACCAAGGACAGCGCCGGCAGCGGTGCCTCCACCTGCTACCAGCAATGCGCCACCAACTGGCCGCCGCTGCCGGTGGCATCCGGCGCCAAGCCGATTGGTGATTTCAGCATCATCCAGCGCACGGACAACACCCAGCAATGGGCCTACAAAGGCTGGCCGCTGTACTACTTTGCCAAAGACAGCCAAGCCGGCGAAAAGCGCGGCGACGGCATGGGCGGCGGTGTGTGGAAGCTGGCAACACCTTGA
- a CDS encoding oleate hydratase, with translation MKHADSRTSSLRVEANIGEGFWRKGPQDSLPPPDMVGAYMRNRPVLGAPVAGRKAWIIGSGIAGLAAAFYLIRDGGMAGEDITILDALDVTGGSLDGAGNAEQGYIVRGGREMNWNYDNFWDLFQDVPALELPEGYSVLDEYRHVNDNDPNWSKARLMHQQGKIRDFSSLGLTKAHQWEIVKLLLKRKEELDDLSIESYFSKSFLETNFWYLWRSMFAFENWQSLLEMKLYMHRFLDAIDGLTDMSALVFPKYNQYDSFVVPLTRMLKDKGVKVQFNTRAYDLDMREEAGARTVTAIRCKSAGQDVQIALGPDDVVFALTGSMTEGTAYGDLDTAPVLARSNEEPGDDSDWALWKRLAAKSPVFGRPEKFYGDVKGSMWESATLTCKASPLIDKLKELSVNDPYSGKTVTGGIITFTDSNWVMSFTCNRQPHFPDQPGDVLVLWVYALLMDKKGNHVAKTMPECTGREILAELCYHLGIADQIDAVAANTKVRLALMPYITAQFMPRAAGDRPHVVPEGCTNLALVGQFVETSNDIVFTMESSVRTARIGVYTLLGLAKQVPDISPTQYDIRNIIKGARALNGNQPFVGERLLHRVLGKTYFAHILPPLPENEETLRERAESELAQLLGKGGQALGKVSAWLERYSSGMRDKSK, from the coding sequence ATGAAGCATGCAGACTCCCGCACCTCCTCGCTGCGCGTTGAGGCAAACATCGGCGAAGGCTTTTGGCGCAAGGGCCCGCAAGACAGCCTGCCACCACCCGACATGGTGGGCGCCTATATGCGCAACCGGCCGGTGCTGGGCGCGCCGGTAGCGGGGCGAAAGGCCTGGATTATCGGCAGCGGCATTGCAGGCCTTGCAGCGGCCTTCTACCTGATCCGCGACGGCGGCATGGCCGGCGAAGACATCACCATTCTGGATGCCCTGGATGTGACCGGTGGCTCGCTCGATGGCGCGGGTAATGCCGAGCAGGGCTATATCGTGCGCGGCGGCCGCGAGATGAACTGGAACTACGACAACTTCTGGGACCTGTTCCAGGACGTACCGGCGCTGGAGCTGCCCGAGGGCTACAGCGTGCTGGACGAGTACCGCCACGTCAACGACAACGACCCCAACTGGTCCAAGGCCCGGCTGATGCACCAGCAAGGCAAGATCCGCGATTTCTCCAGCCTGGGCCTGACCAAGGCGCACCAGTGGGAGATCGTCAAGCTGCTGCTCAAGCGCAAGGAGGAGCTGGACGACCTCAGCATCGAGTCCTATTTCAGCAAGAGCTTTCTAGAGACTAATTTCTGGTACCTGTGGCGCTCGATGTTCGCGTTCGAGAACTGGCAAAGCCTGCTGGAGATGAAGCTCTACATGCACCGCTTCCTGGACGCCATCGATGGCCTCACGGACATGTCGGCGCTGGTGTTTCCCAAGTACAACCAGTACGACAGCTTTGTCGTGCCGTTGACGCGCATGCTCAAGGACAAGGGCGTAAAGGTGCAGTTCAACACCCGCGCCTATGACCTGGACATGCGGGAGGAGGCAGGCGCCCGCACGGTGACTGCCATCCGCTGCAAATCGGCCGGCCAGGATGTGCAGATTGCGCTGGGCCCGGACGACGTGGTGTTTGCGCTGACGGGATCGATGACCGAGGGCACCGCTTATGGCGATCTGGATACTGCGCCGGTGCTGGCGCGCAGCAATGAGGAGCCGGGCGATGACAGCGACTGGGCCTTGTGGAAGCGCCTGGCGGCCAAGTCGCCGGTGTTTGGCCGGCCGGAGAAGTTCTATGGCGATGTGAAGGGGTCCATGTGGGAGTCCGCCACGTTGACCTGCAAAGCCTCGCCGCTGATCGACAAACTCAAGGAACTGTCGGTCAACGATCCCTACTCGGGCAAGACGGTGACGGGCGGCATCATCACCTTCACCGATTCTAACTGGGTGATGAGCTTTACCTGCAACCGCCAGCCGCATTTCCCCGATCAACCGGGCGACGTGCTGGTGCTCTGGGTGTATGCGCTGTTGATGGACAAAAAGGGCAACCATGTGGCCAAGACCATGCCCGAATGCACGGGGCGCGAGATTCTGGCCGAGCTGTGCTACCACCTGGGCATCGCCGACCAGATCGATGCGGTGGCGGCCAATACCAAGGTGCGCTTGGCGCTGATGCCCTATATCACGGCCCAATTCATGCCGCGCGCCGCTGGCGACCGGCCCCATGTGGTGCCCGAGGGCTGCACCAACCTGGCCTTGGTGGGCCAGTTTGTCGAGACCAGCAACGATATTGTGTTCACGATGGAAAGCTCGGTGCGCACCGCACGCATTGGCGTCTACACATTGCTAGGATTGGCAAAGCAGGTGCCCGACATAAGCCCCACGCAGTACGACATCCGCAACATCATCAAGGGCGCGCGGGCGCTGAACGGCAACCAGCCTTTTGTGGGAGAGCGTTTGCTGCACCGCGTGCTGGGCAAAACCTATTTCGCGCACATCCTGCCGCCACTGCCCGAGAACGAGGAGACCTTGCGCGAACGCGCGGAATCGGAGCTGGCGCAACTGCTGGGCAAGGGCGGCCAGGCGCTGGGCAAGGTGTCTGCCTGGTTGGAGCGCTACAGCAGCGGCATGCGCGACAAGTCCAAATAA